The following proteins come from a genomic window of Heyndrickxia acidicola:
- a CDS encoding menaquinol-cytochrome c reductase cytochrome b/c subunit — MHRGKGMKFVGDSRVPANRKPNIPKDYSEYPGKTEAFWPNFLLKEWMVGAVFLVGFLCLTIAHPSPLERIADPTDTGYIPMPDWYFLFLYEMLKYSYASGPYNLIGLVIPGIAFVGLLLAPFIDRGPERRPLKRPLATGFMLLAVSAVFYLTWEAAAHHDWKKAAEQGAIRPQVTIDKNSDGYKIFSKQTCITCHGDNLQGGAVAPALTNVPFNAAKIEDIAQHGYQKMPPNQFKGSKADLKKLADFIAGLKSNK; from the coding sequence ATGCATCGTGGCAAGGGAATGAAATTTGTTGGGGACTCACGTGTTCCAGCCAATCGAAAGCCAAATATTCCAAAAGATTACTCGGAATATCCCGGCAAAACAGAAGCGTTCTGGCCAAACTTTCTGCTAAAAGAATGGATGGTGGGTGCGGTCTTTCTAGTAGGTTTTCTTTGCTTAACTATTGCACATCCATCACCGTTGGAAAGGATCGCGGATCCGACTGATACAGGGTATATCCCAATGCCGGACTGGTACTTTCTGTTCTTATATGAAATGTTAAAGTATTCATATGCCTCTGGACCTTATAATTTAATCGGCCTTGTTATTCCGGGTATCGCTTTCGTAGGCTTGCTTCTGGCTCCTTTTATTGATCGCGGTCCGGAACGCCGCCCGTTAAAAAGGCCGCTCGCAACGGGCTTTATGCTGTTGGCTGTAAGTGCAGTATTTTATTTAACATGGGAGGCGGCAGCGCACCATGACTGGAAGAAAGCAGCAGAGCAAGGAGCAATCAGGCCCCAGGTTACGATCGACAAAAATTCGGATGGCTATAAAATTTTCTCGAAGCAAACCTGTATAACTTGTCATGGAGATAATCTTCAGGGAGGTGCAGTTGCTCCAGCCCTCACAAATGTACCATTTAATGCGGCAAAAATTGAGGATATTGCTCAGCATGGATATCAAAAAATGCCTCCTAACCAATTTAAAGGGTCCAAGGCCGATCTTAAAAAGCTGGCAGACTTTATTGCAGGTTTAAAAAGTAATAAATAA
- a CDS encoding DUF1405 domain-containing protein gives MNYLYYLLSNRLVILVLLIVNILGTAYGFYWYGWQLADTPVQFLAFVPDSPTASLFFVIVLVSFLLKKNVPYIEALAIVTLFKYGVWAVAMNILTRIVDGSLAWQGYMLIFSHACMSLEGLLYSPFYRLRLRHLAVAAVWTLHNDIIDYVYMQFPRYESLYLYIREIGYFTFWLSIASIGITYYLTIRKGRLKWSLLP, from the coding sequence ATGAACTATTTATATTATCTGCTTTCCAATCGCTTAGTCATCTTAGTTTTATTAATCGTTAATATATTGGGAACAGCCTATGGGTTTTACTGGTACGGCTGGCAGCTGGCAGACACTCCTGTCCAATTTCTGGCTTTTGTACCAGACAGTCCAACAGCAAGTTTGTTTTTTGTAATTGTTCTTGTTTCTTTTCTTCTGAAAAAAAACGTGCCATATATTGAAGCTCTGGCTATTGTGACTTTATTTAAATATGGGGTATGGGCGGTTGCAATGAATATATTGACACGTATAGTTGACGGCAGCTTAGCCTGGCAGGGTTATATGCTTATCTTTTCGCATGCCTGTATGTCTTTAGAAGGTCTGCTCTATTCTCCTTTTTATAGGTTGAGATTAAGACATTTAGCAGTAGCTGCTGTTTGGACTTTACATAATGATATTATTGACTATGTTTATATGCAGTTTCCAAGATATGAAAGTCTGTATTTGTACATAAGGGAGATAGGATATTTTACCTTCTGGCTAAGTATTGCTTCTATTGGAATTACGTATTATTTGACTATCAGAAAAGGACGCCTAAAATGGTCCTTATTACCTTAA
- the ypjB gene encoding sporulation protein YpjB gives MKVKVVFLLCAIFLLAFGNVYAANTSVQSPPLTKLDDVADEALQMTKLGRYDEAKQLLDYFSSIFTSETIKARQFSMDELRVLTLSHDSALRSVTSMQSSPEDKLNKVTTFRLVTDALNSRYQPLWTDMESPVMSAFDEAKAAAKKGDIEAYYFRLNQFLVQYNIIEPSLKVDIPFETVQRLDAEVNYLDNYRTSEGTDRQLKQMNQLGTDLKDVFNQMSQDQTDPSLWWVIFTTGGIIILTLSYVGWRKYLGQKLDRHQKNRND, from the coding sequence ATGAAAGTAAAGGTCGTTTTTCTTCTGTGTGCCATTTTCTTGCTGGCGTTCGGAAATGTATATGCTGCGAATACAAGTGTTCAGTCGCCGCCGCTTACAAAGCTTGATGATGTAGCTGATGAAGCACTGCAAATGACAAAGCTGGGAAGGTACGACGAAGCAAAACAGCTTCTGGATTACTTTTCTTCCATTTTTACAAGTGAAACGATTAAGGCGCGCCAGTTTTCAATGGATGAATTGCGTGTTTTGACTCTTTCGCACGATTCGGCTTTACGATCTGTAACGAGTATGCAGTCTTCCCCTGAGGATAAGCTCAATAAAGTCACTACTTTCCGTCTCGTTACAGATGCCTTAAACTCCAGATATCAGCCTCTCTGGACGGATATGGAATCACCGGTCATGTCCGCTTTTGATGAAGCGAAGGCTGCGGCTAAAAAAGGAGATATAGAGGCATACTATTTTCGGCTAAATCAATTTCTGGTTCAATACAATATTATTGAACCATCCTTGAAAGTGGATATTCCGTTTGAAACTGTTCAAAGGCTGGATGCGGAAGTTAACTATCTTGACAACTATAGAACTAGTGAAGGTACGGACAGACAGCTGAAACAAATGAATCAGCTTGGGACTGATCTTAAAGATGTGTTTAACCAGATGTCGCAAGATCAAACGGATCCTTCTTTATGGTGGGTAATTTTCACCACTGGAGGAATCATCATTCTGACTTTATCTTATGTCGGATGGAGAAAATATTTAGGACAAAAACTAGATCGCCATCAGAAGAATCGAAATGATTGA